The following DNA comes from Magnolia sinica isolate HGM2019 chromosome 18, MsV1, whole genome shotgun sequence.
CTAtaggatgggtggggcccatttccaTGCTATCCAAAACTAGGCTCCATGGTGTTGGTCTGGACTTCCTAGCTTTGCTCGCCATCTATTCCATGGCAACATATTACTTCCATTCAATTCACTTTAATGGTAACTGCATCAATTAAGATAAGTATATCAAATAAATGTGGTAAAGCTACCAGGAATTGCATTCAATGTAACATAGTATCATGGTATGCTTAATTAGTACTGAAATTGTTTACTAGGCAAATCAAGTGACTAAAGTTTGATGACAATATACAGAATAAAAAACACAACTACAATACCCGTTAGCAATGCAGCTAACGTTTCACCCCATGACATGTCGGTATCATCCATTGAAGTCGCTCAAGAAACCACTGTTCGGGTCGTCTGTTGGGTCGACGACCATGACGTCCTCTGGGAGGCGAGCCCATCACTGAAATGGGATGCAGGTGCCTTGATGTGCGGCGATACTATACTTGCCTGAGCAATAGTGCCAGAATGATAACTCTCCCAATAAGCTGCAACTTCTCTCCAGTTTTTGAAGGCCCGGAACCTACTGCCGCTGTATCCTTCTACTTCCAATCGGGCTTCCTCCTAGGAAAGATAAATCCCTGCACGACGACCAACTAGAACAACGTAATATTTTTCCTTCTTCATCTGCAGAAACAAATAACACTCTATCAATTCAGGAGATCGCAATGTGTAATGAAGATAGCAGGAGAATTAAGATATTAGTAGATACACCTGATGTCTGTATCTAATATTGAAGAAATAAATGTCTTATTTACACCGTCCTCGATGGGGCTATTGCATTGCATTGAAAGGAATATTAACACGTACCTTGATCCTTTGTCTAAGACCTGTATTAGAGCTTACATATTTCAAGTTTGTGAATTTAAGATTTGACTAATATCATGAATGTCTACTTGATATGATTATAAGAAAGCATTATAGTTATTGATTGTAAGCAGTTTAATGTCATTCACAAAATGTAAACCTACCAACATCAAAAcaacccaaaacaaaaaaaagcaATCCACACAAACCaagccaaaaaaaagaaaatcataaaaagtaTCATCATGGGACAAAGCCCATCAAACAGAACCACTTGCACCATCACCAAACTTATCTCGGAGGGTTTGTTTTAACCAATCGACGCGGCGCTCAGGGCGTAAGCTAACAAAGAAGGATGCCATCTTCTCGTCCCTGCTTAAGAGCTGACCAACTTCAATGAACTCAGAGTTAGTTAGGCCTTGCACCTCTTTGATGACATCCAAAACTTTGCTAGTTCGGTTGACCTCCTTTCCTAGCCCAAAGTCGCGTATAGCGTCCGCAACAGACCTTAGAGAAATGCCAAGTATATCATATGGTCGAGGTGGGCGCTGTCGTTTCCTGGTGCTACTCCCATTCCCACTGCGACCATGATCTGTATCAGATGTGTGAGTGGGAGTGCCGCGATAACATCTATTTTACATGCTCGGTGTGTCTGAGGAAAATTGACCGCGCATGGTCCCTATAGAATCCCCTAACGTATCGTCGGAGAGGTCAACATGATCGTCAAGATCGTCATCTAACTCCGTTCATGTCTTGTTCAGATCTCGAATAATCCTAGATGATGATGCAGCCATTGTCCTTGATCCCTTCACATAACGTCCGGTCGTTTGATCAGAGTCGACGGTAACCCCTAGGTCATCCATTCTCTCGATCCTCTTGCCCCGTAGTCTCACAGTGCGTGGGTGTGACTACAGAAACAGAACACTCCGCATTATTTGAATGTATTCAGATTTATATAATCATAGGTTTGGGTTGAAGCTAATACATGGGATAAACAAATATAGAACTACTAGATTTAATAATACCTTGAGATACTCTTCCCATACTTCATTTGGTGCAGTGACCACCATACGCTCATTGTTCCAGCCGAATTCAATAGCAGCAAGCATGTCCTTGACATCATTGTACTCTCTTTTATGATATCGGATTCTATTTTGTACGTTCTGCCAGGT
Coding sequences within:
- the LOC131233775 gene encoding uncharacterized protein LOC131233775 produces the protein MDQVLCNTLLKQIALGRKTDNVFKREAYQEAAEQVTRQTWVPVTWQNVQNRIRYHKREYNDVKDMLAAIEFGWNNERMVVTAPNEVWEEYLKSHPRTVRLRGKRIERMDDLGVTVDSDQTTGRYVKGSRTMAASSSRIIRDLNKT